The Lutra lutra chromosome 10, mLutLut1.2, whole genome shotgun sequence genome contains a region encoding:
- the LOC125078869 gene encoding olfactory receptor 1038, with translation MANVNITYVTEFILKGITDRPELQAPCFVVFFIIYLVTVLGNLGLITLIRIDARLHTPMYYFLSHLAFVDVCYSSAITPKMMVNFVVELNTIPFHACATQLGCFLTFMITECFLLASMAYDRYVAICSPLHYSTLMSRRLCIQLVAVPYIYSFLVALFHTIITFRLTYCGPNVINHFYCDDLPLLALSCSDTHIKEILIFAFAGFDMICSSSIVLISYIFIIAAILRIRSTQGQRKAISTCGSHMVAVTIFYGTLIFMYLQPKSNHSLDTDKMASVFYTVVIPMLNPLIYSLRNKEVKDASKKALDKGCETLKLLKLRK, from the coding sequence ATGGCTAATGTCAATATTACCTATGTCACTGAGTTCATTCTAAAGGGAATTACAGACCGGCCAGAGCTTCAGGCCCCATGCTTTGTGGTGTTTTTCATCATCTATCTGGTCACAGTGCTGGGCAACCTGGGGTTGATAACCTTAATCAGGATTGATGCTCGACTCCACACACCTATGTACTATTTCCTCAGTCACTTGGCCTTTGTTGATGTTTGCTACTCCTCTGCTATCACACCAAAGATGATGGTGAATTTTGTTGTGGAACTCAATACTATTCCTTTCCATGCTTGTGCAACACAGCTGGGCTGTTTTCTCACCTTCATGATCACTGAGTGTTTCCTTTTGGCTTCCATGGCCTATgatcgctatgtggccatctgtagtCCTCTGCACTATTCAACCCTGATGTCAAGAAGACTCTGCATTCAATTAGTGGCAGTGCCATATATATACAGCTTTCTGGTTGCCCTATTCCATACCATTATCACCTTCCGTCTAACTTACTGTGGCCCCAATGTAATTAACCATTTCTACTGTGATGATCTCCCTCTCTTGGCTCTGTCCTGTTCAGACACACACATCAAGGAAATTCTGATCTTTGCCTTTGCTGGTTTTGATATGATCTGTTCCTCTTCCATCGTCCTTATCTCCTACATCTTTATCATTGCCGCCATCCTAAGGATCCGCTCTACCCAGGGGCAACGCAAGGCCATTTCTACCTGTGGCTCCCATATGGTAGCTGTCACCATTTTCTATGGCACCTTGATCTTTATGTACCTACAGCCTAAATCAAATCATTCCCTGGACACAGATAAAATGGCATCTGTATTTTACACAGTGGTGATCCCGATGTTGAACCCCCTGATCTATAGTCTAAGgaacaaagaggtgaaagatgCCTCAAAGAAAGCCTTGGATAAAGGTTGTGAAACCTTAAAGctgttaaaattaagaaaataa